In Terriglobus sp. TAA 43, a single window of DNA contains:
- a CDS encoding sensor histidine kinase KdpD, with product MHLRFGFRTLIAICVTLAVLLGVVAFVQYRWSKRVLAADLQREREHLDLSASLFASRFNRNLADAVGFLQNDAQTAWTTNAPLPSLPTLIKELYLVDISGAQPHALRANNAGTFSAVATPNWMHPEECAATISQQPLAITTPLFQPVVEKTKQGQSLFLISHANHCFVALLNEDFIKTTLVPNLLQQSFGKSSINDYDFAIVPRHRDAQQIYGPRIKPDFRKPFFSVSLRNLPPIPGRPSTAPTPPGRIIQRYQIQTETHGPPSPPSDIWELQVAHRGLPLAAAFRRERKQELLLVVAAEFLLGASIILLVLSAHRMQRAAEQRMQFVAAVSHELRTPVSSISMLSRNQADGLVTDADKVTQYGELIHQQSRRLSEMIEQTLQYAGIHSNLGTKTRTPVNIANIITTALSVHNDELTRAQFQVEQNIPNNLPTIQGDASLLRIAIDNLLSNAIKYAANGRWIGIHAEYSTSNRAILVHISDHGPGIEATDREHLFEPFYRGHAATETNIPGSGIGLSLVRSAAEAHGGSVTVESTPGQGSTFTLRIPA from the coding sequence ATGCACCTGCGTTTCGGCTTCCGGACTCTCATCGCCATCTGCGTCACGCTCGCCGTACTCCTCGGCGTCGTCGCATTTGTGCAGTACCGATGGTCAAAACGTGTACTCGCCGCCGATCTCCAGCGCGAACGCGAACATCTCGATCTCTCCGCCTCACTCTTCGCATCACGCTTCAACCGCAACCTCGCAGATGCCGTCGGCTTCCTTCAGAACGACGCGCAAACCGCATGGACCACAAACGCACCACTTCCGTCTCTTCCGACACTGATAAAAGAGCTCTACCTCGTCGACATCTCGGGCGCACAACCTCACGCCCTACGCGCAAACAACGCCGGTACATTCTCAGCAGTGGCAACCCCCAACTGGATGCATCCCGAAGAATGTGCCGCAACTATTTCCCAGCAACCACTCGCCATCACCACACCGCTGTTTCAACCCGTCGTCGAAAAGACGAAACAAGGCCAAAGCCTCTTTCTCATCTCGCATGCCAATCACTGCTTCGTCGCATTGCTCAATGAAGACTTCATCAAGACCACACTCGTTCCAAACCTGCTTCAGCAAAGCTTCGGCAAATCTTCCATAAACGACTACGATTTCGCTATCGTCCCGCGCCACCGCGATGCACAGCAAATCTACGGCCCCAGGATCAAGCCGGATTTCAGAAAGCCTTTCTTCTCCGTATCGCTGCGAAACCTTCCACCCATACCAGGCCGCCCATCAACCGCACCAACTCCCCCCGGCCGAATCATCCAGCGCTATCAGATTCAAACCGAAACACACGGCCCTCCTTCACCACCTAGCGACATCTGGGAATTGCAGGTTGCACATCGCGGCCTGCCTCTAGCTGCCGCTTTCCGTCGTGAACGCAAGCAGGAACTCCTGCTCGTCGTCGCTGCAGAATTTCTCCTCGGCGCATCCATCATCCTTCTGGTGCTGAGCGCACATCGCATGCAACGCGCCGCAGAACAGCGCATGCAATTCGTGGCAGCCGTTTCACATGAACTACGAACACCCGTGTCCTCCATCTCCATGCTTTCGCGCAATCAAGCAGACGGCCTCGTGACTGACGCAGATAAGGTTACGCAATACGGTGAACTCATCCACCAACAATCACGACGCCTCAGTGAAATGATCGAGCAGACGCTTCAATACGCGGGCATCCACTCCAACCTCGGCACAAAAACACGCACCCCAGTTAACATCGCCAACATAATCACCACCGCTCTGTCTGTGCACAACGACGAACTAACCCGCGCACAATTTCAAGTCGAGCAAAACATCCCTAACAACCTTCCGACAATTCAAGGCGATGCCAGCTTACTCCGCATAGCTATCGACAACCTGCTTTCAAACGCCATCAAGTACGCAGCCAACGGTCGTTGGATCGGCATCCATGCCGAATACTCCACCAGCAATCGCGCCATCCTCGTACACATCTCCGACCACGGCCCCGGCATCGAAGCCACCGATCGCGAACATCTGTTCGAGCCTTTCTATCGCGGCCATGCAGCAACAGAAACAAACATCCCCGGCTCCGGCATCGGCCTCAGCCTCGTACGCTCTGCAGCAGAAGCACACGGCGGTTCCGTCACCGTCGAAAGCACACCCGGACAAGGCAGCACCTTTACACTGAGAATCCCTGCATGA
- a CDS encoding response regulator transcription factor, with product MTRILFIEDEQAFAIGLIDRLRAEGYEVQWESNGNAGQQAASANTFDLILLDVSLPGKNGFDICRDLRRDNISTPILMLTARGEVIDRVLGLKLGADDYVQKNCEPIELMARIEALLRRSQPSATSPDIATLGDIRIDFRQHEVSRAGIPVVLTPIEFRLLRYLNQHRGNIITREELLENVWSADGSMLSRTVDVHVAGLRKKIEEDPRYPRFLLTIKGAGYKLAI from the coding sequence ATGACACGCATCCTCTTCATCGAAGATGAACAAGCCTTCGCCATCGGCCTCATCGACCGCCTGCGCGCAGAGGGCTATGAAGTGCAATGGGAGAGCAACGGGAACGCAGGTCAACAGGCCGCGTCAGCAAACACATTCGATCTCATTCTGCTCGACGTCTCGCTCCCCGGAAAGAACGGCTTCGACATCTGCCGCGACCTACGCCGCGACAACATCTCCACACCGATACTCATGCTCACGGCGCGCGGCGAAGTCATCGACCGCGTCCTCGGCCTCAAACTCGGCGCAGACGACTACGTGCAAAAGAACTGCGAACCCATCGAACTCATGGCACGCATCGAAGCCCTCCTGCGCAGATCCCAACCCTCTGCAACATCGCCCGACATCGCAACCCTCGGCGACATCCGTATCGACTTCCGCCAACATGAAGTTTCACGCGCAGGCATACCCGTAGTTCTCACGCCCATCGAGTTTCGGTTGCTTAGGTACCTTAACCAACATCGCGGCAACATCATCACCCGCGAAGAGCTGCTTGAAAACGTGTGGTCCGCAGACGGCAGCATGCTCAGCCGCACCGTCGACGTGCACGTTGCAGGTCTGCGTAAAAAGATCGAAGAAGACCCGCGCTATCCGCGCTTTCTTCTCACCATCAAAGGCGCAGGATACAAACTCGCCATTTGA